In Pelosinus sp. UFO1, one genomic interval encodes:
- the fliL gene encoding flagellar basal body-associated protein FliL: protein MADGEKKFSMMMIVGMIVVGLLLAGGISYFIATKIVSDRTVDKKSSQRDPGVFVKLGDAKDGLIINIGGANSGRYLKIGLIVELKPDKKSAAATGKGTSPEEVKLADTAVYVLRSQKIEDFDPLKQEQLKELLKNEINKAFGDDRVYDVYITNFVLQ from the coding sequence GTGGCTGATGGTGAAAAGAAGTTTTCTATGATGATGATTGTAGGAATGATTGTAGTTGGTTTATTGTTGGCAGGGGGGATTTCCTATTTTATTGCTACTAAAATTGTCTCGGACAGAACGGTAGATAAAAAATCTTCTCAACGAGATCCAGGTGTTTTTGTTAAATTGGGTGATGCAAAAGATGGATTAATTATTAATATTGGCGGAGCGAATAGTGGACGTTATCTAAAAATTGGGCTTATTGTCGAATTAAAGCCTGATAAAAAGAGTGCGGCGGCTACAGGAAAAGGTACTTCTCCTGAGGAAGTAAAGTTAGCTGATACAGCAGTATATGTATTGCGTTCACAAAAAATTGAGGACTTTGATCCTTTAAAGCAAGAACAATTAAAAGAACTTCTAAAAAATGAAATTAATAAAGCGTTTGGTGACGATAGAGTCTATGACGTATATATTACTAATTTTGTTTTGCAGTAG
- a CDS encoding flagellar FlbD family protein, whose amino-acid sequence MIKVTRLKSQEEFVLNAELIETIEETPDTVITLTGGRKLIVEESMDEVVRKVMDYRRAILGKFR is encoded by the coding sequence ATGATAAAAGTTACGCGTCTTAAATCACAAGAAGAATTTGTATTAAATGCCGAATTAATTGAAACCATTGAAGAGACTCCTGATACGGTTATTACTCTTACCGGTGGTAGGAAATTAATTGTAGAAGAATCCATGGATGAGGTAGTACGTAAAGTTATGGATTACCGCCGGGCTATCTTGGGTAAGTTTAGATAA
- a CDS encoding flagellar hook capping FlgD N-terminal domain-containing protein, with the protein MSNAVSSATNTNTNGNTATATKSNSSLGKDDFLNLLVKQLQYQNPLDPMDNTAFVAQMAQFSSLEQMQNLNTTMTNMQASNMIGNTINFKNDSGNVISGVVAGTSTASGVTSLVVGVDAVQYPKYLPTTTGDLVNCAVSWTDSSKVSHSGVITSATVDSSGAVKVTATETDSSGKTTTSTFASTKITRLIVPTKVDVSKVTDTTK; encoded by the coding sequence ATGTCTAATGCAGTTAGTAGTGCAACAAATACTAATACTAATGGCAATACAGCTACAGCGACTAAATCAAATAGTTCTTTAGGGAAAGATGATTTTTTGAATTTACTTGTTAAACAACTTCAGTATCAAAATCCATTAGACCCTATGGATAATACAGCATTTGTTGCACAAATGGCTCAATTTTCTAGCTTGGAACAAATGCAAAATCTAAATACTACTATGACTAATATGCAGGCTAGTAATATGATTGGTAATACTATAAATTTCAAAAATGATAGTGGTAATGTTATTTCAGGGGTCGTGGCGGGAACAAGTACTGCTTCTGGAGTTACTAGTTTGGTTGTTGGGGTAGATGCGGTGCAGTATCCAAAATATCTTCCAACTACAACAGGCGACTTAGTAAATTGTGCAGTTAGCTGGACTGATAGTAGTAAAGTGTCCCATTCCGGTGTAATTACGAGCGCAACCGTTGATAGTAGTGGAGCAGTAAAAGTTACAGCAACGGAAACAGATTCAAGTGGAAAGACTACAACAAGTACTTTTGCATCAACAAAAATCACTAGACTGATAGTTCCAACTAAAGTAGATGTGAGTAAAGTAACTGATACTACAAAATAG
- the fliP gene encoding flagellar type III secretion system pore protein FliP (The bacterial flagellar biogenesis protein FliP forms a type III secretion system (T3SS)-type pore required for flagellar assembly.) → MFFSVIAFTVLFVTPSLASSAPLVPVPNLNIGVEAATDPKDVALSLQILLTMTVLTLAPSILIMMTSFTRIIVVLSFLRSALATQQMPPNQVLVGLALFLTFFTMSPYLDQANQNGLQPYLAGTVSQETAMTEVLKPMRQFMFKQTRENDLALFVNLTEGPRPNSPEDVPTTTLIPSFIISELKTAFQIGFLIYIPFIVVDMVVASTLMSMGMMMVPPVMISLPFKLLLFILVDGWHLIVLSLIHSFH, encoded by the coding sequence ATATTTTTTAGTGTGATTGCTTTCACCGTCTTATTTGTTACTCCGTCACTAGCTAGTTCTGCTCCATTAGTTCCAGTTCCAAATCTAAATATTGGGGTAGAGGCTGCTACTGATCCCAAGGATGTAGCACTTAGTTTGCAAATTCTACTTACTATGACCGTGTTAACCTTAGCGCCATCAATTTTAATAATGATGACATCTTTTACAAGGATTATTGTCGTATTATCTTTTTTGCGTAGTGCTCTTGCCACACAGCAGATGCCACCAAATCAGGTTTTGGTAGGTTTAGCGTTATTCTTAACTTTCTTTACAATGTCGCCGTATCTTGATCAGGCTAATCAGAATGGCCTTCAACCTTATTTGGCGGGTACTGTTTCTCAGGAGACGGCTATGACAGAAGTATTAAAGCCGATGCGTCAGTTTATGTTTAAACAGACGCGAGAAAATGACTTGGCCTTATTTGTTAATTTGACAGAAGGTCCCCGTCCTAATTCCCCAGAGGATGTACCAACTACTACGTTGATACCCTCTTTTATTATTAGTGAACTGAAAACTGCTTTTCAAATCGGTTTTTTAATTTACATTCCCTTTATTGTCGTGGATATGGTGGTGGCAAGTACTTTAATGTCAATGGGTATGATGATGGTGCCACCCGTAATGATTTCACTACCTTTTAAATTATTATTATTTATATTAGTGGATGGTTGGCACTTGATTGTTCTCTCATTGATTCATAGTTTCCACTAA
- the fliM gene encoding flagellar motor switch protein FliM — translation MAGSDVLSQSEIDDLLSALSTGVVSAEEIKDEQKQRKIKAYDFKRPDKFSKDQIRTLYMLHENFARLMNTYLSAHLRTIVHIDVASVDQLTYEEFIRSLPNPSVIGVFQMRPLKGNAILEFNPNVIFSIIDRLFGGPGLPPTKTRSLTDIEEAIVKRVINKTLECFQEAWKQVVAIEPKLEVMESNPQFTQIVPPNDMVVIITLHIKIGQAEGLVNICIPYLVLEPIMSKLTTTYWVASSVAKQALPEHINAIQRKLEKAFIPLFVELGKTTITVQELLGLTVNDVLQLNSKVENDLDVMVGQNKKFRGKPGISGHKVALQVTKVISEGDENNE, via the coding sequence TTGGCAGGATCAGATGTATTATCACAATCTGAAATTGATGATCTATTGTCTGCCTTATCTACGGGGGTAGTGTCTGCTGAAGAAATTAAGGATGAGCAAAAGCAACGGAAAATTAAAGCTTATGATTTTAAGAGACCTGATAAATTCTCTAAGGATCAAATTCGCACATTGTATATGTTACATGAAAACTTTGCTCGCCTTATGAACACTTACCTTTCTGCACATCTTCGGACAATTGTACATATTGATGTGGCTTCTGTTGATCAATTGACGTATGAAGAGTTTATTCGTTCATTGCCAAATCCAAGTGTAATTGGTGTATTTCAAATGCGTCCGCTTAAAGGAAATGCAATTTTAGAATTTAATCCTAATGTCATTTTTTCGATTATTGATCGGCTATTTGGCGGACCTGGCTTACCACCAACGAAAACACGTTCTTTAACGGATATTGAAGAAGCTATTGTTAAACGGGTTATTAATAAAACCTTAGAATGTTTTCAAGAAGCTTGGAAACAAGTTGTTGCAATAGAACCTAAGCTAGAAGTAATGGAATCAAATCCTCAGTTCACTCAGATTGTACCGCCTAATGATATGGTTGTTATTATTACCTTACACATTAAAATTGGTCAAGCTGAGGGATTAGTTAATATTTGTATCCCTTATTTAGTTCTTGAGCCAATTATGTCCAAATTAACAACGACTTATTGGGTTGCGTCCTCGGTTGCAAAACAGGCATTACCAGAGCATATTAATGCTATACAACGTAAACTAGAGAAAGCTTTTATCCCTCTATTTGTTGAGTTGGGTAAAACTACCATAACCGTACAGGAATTGTTAGGTTTAACGGTGAATGACGTCCTACAATTAAATAGCAAAGTTGAAAATGATTTAGATGTTATGGTAGGTCAAAATAAAAAATTCAGAGGGAAACCAGGGATTTCTGGGCACAAAGTTGCATTACAAGTTACAAAAGTGATTTCTGAAGGAGATGAAAATAATGAGTGA
- the fliR gene encoding flagellar biosynthetic protein FliR, which produces MDFFALMQNQIGFFLLIFIRITGIFMLTPIFGSKNINKYIKVGLALIITYILFPLAFQSGVVIPEHFLPYLFVVMGELVIGLIIGFVSSLVFSSIQMAGQLLDMQIGFGVINIFDPQSGTQVPLIGNFKYILALLVFLATNGHHVLLSALFSSFKLVPVTGFTVQAALSDFIINMVSGTFVIALKISMPILITIIITDIALGILARTMPQMNIFVVGVPGKILIGLFVLSLALPFYIIFLEMAFNGMYKDIFRLLALLG; this is translated from the coding sequence GTGGATTTTTTTGCGTTAATGCAAAATCAAATAGGCTTTTTCCTACTAATATTTATTCGTATTACTGGCATATTTATGTTGACTCCTATTTTCGGTAGTAAGAACATTAATAAGTATATTAAAGTAGGCCTAGCGCTAATTATTACATATATATTATTTCCGCTGGCGTTTCAAAGTGGGGTAGTAATACCAGAACATTTTCTTCCATATCTTTTCGTTGTTATGGGAGAGCTTGTTATTGGTTTGATTATAGGATTTGTAAGTTCTCTAGTCTTTTCTTCCATTCAAATGGCAGGTCAATTACTTGATATGCAGATAGGCTTTGGTGTTATTAATATATTTGATCCACAATCAGGTACTCAGGTTCCGCTGATTGGTAATTTTAAATATATCTTAGCATTGCTAGTGTTCTTAGCTACGAATGGTCATCATGTTTTGTTGTCTGCCTTGTTTTCTAGCTTTAAATTAGTACCTGTAACTGGATTTACAGTTCAGGCAGCATTATCTGACTTTATTATTAATATGGTTAGTGGAACTTTTGTTATTGCACTAAAGATTAGTATGCCAATCCTTATCACGATAATAATTACAGATATAGCTTTAGGAATATTAGCTCGAACAATGCCACAAATGAATATTTTTGTTGTGGGTGTGCCGGGAAAAATTCTTATTGGTCTTTTTGTATTATCTTTAGCATTGCCTTTTTATATAATTTTTTTGGAGATGGCGTTTAATGGAATGTATAAAGATATTTTCCGACTCTTGGCACTCTTGGGATAA
- a CDS encoding response regulator, producing the protein MATKVLIVDDAAFMRMMVKDILSKNGYEIVGEAENGLKAVEKFQELKPDLTTMDITMPEMDGITAVKEIKKLDPSAKVIMCSAMGQQAMVVEAIQAGARDFIVKPFQPDRVLEAVRKAVG; encoded by the coding sequence ATGGCAACAAAAGTTTTAATTGTTGATGATGCGGCGTTCATGCGCATGATGGTAAAGGATATTTTAAGTAAAAATGGCTATGAAATAGTTGGTGAGGCGGAAAATGGTCTTAAGGCCGTTGAAAAGTTTCAAGAATTAAAACCTGATCTTACTACGATGGATATTACTATGCCTGAAATGGATGGTATTACTGCCGTAAAAGAAATTAAAAAACTTGATCCTAGTGCAAAAGTCATCATGTGCAGTGCAATGGGACAACAAGCAATGGTTGTTGAAGCCATTCAAGCTGGTGCTCGTGATTTTATTGTAAAACCTTTTCAACCTGATAGAGTATTGGAAGCTGTTCGTAAAGCAGTTGGTTAA
- a CDS encoding TIGR02530 family flagellar biosynthesis protein, whose protein sequence is MAENSIYQLQQSMAPVTKITGNPAYNTNYNQGKNSTTSFNQLLTQEIAGVKFSQHAQQRLQSRSIKLGQAELVKLNDAVEKAAQKGANESLVFMSNSNLALVVSVKNKTVITVMDGANSKENVFTNIDSAVIV, encoded by the coding sequence ATGGCTGAAAATAGTATATATCAATTGCAACAATCTATGGCTCCTGTAACTAAGATTACTGGTAATCCAGCATATAACACTAATTATAACCAAGGTAAAAATAGTACTACATCTTTTAATCAACTTTTAACGCAAGAGATAGCAGGTGTAAAATTTTCTCAGCATGCTCAGCAACGATTGCAAAGTAGGAGTATTAAGCTAGGGCAGGCCGAGTTAGTTAAATTGAATGATGCAGTAGAAAAAGCTGCACAAAAAGGTGCGAATGAATCTTTGGTATTCATGAGTAATAGTAATCTAGCTTTAGTAGTTAGTGTGAAAAATAAAACAGTGATTACGGTTATGGATGGTGCAAATAGTAAAGAGAATGTTTTTACGAATATTGATAGTGCGGTAATTGTGTAA
- a CDS encoding flagellar hook protein FlgE yields MMRSLYAAVSGLKNNQTYMDVIGNNISNVNTTGYKTSNVTFQDMLSQTLKGASSPSGNKGGTNPMQVGLGGSVASISTNFTDGSTQSTGIATNLAISGDGFFVVGTPTNQMYTRSGDFSPDKQGNFVNSAGYSVLGWQANASGVVDTTQPISALKIPVGSTMAAKVSTAITLSGNLNAGATALDSATVKSNADTAVTDTTTLQTKVAAVVTAYGPLTAATKSLVDTAKTDADNAVAKALLAQTAAANLVAGTGTAAAALAAANAAATAANTAATSASAASSAIAADAGVTAAITTAASAMTAAAPVATTATSATVTSATAASTNDSVQPVSLDLYDTQGNKYTLTGTITKTGSNTWRFTPASTIIGGADGKTTVATVTGGPSTIKFNADGTFNTSTVFNSLTIDPAGGPYAGAGAFTVQPSGSALTQNGSDSTAKIADTDGYAAGTLNGQSIGTDGSIIGSFTNGKTQVIGQVALAVFNNPDGLISSGGSLYSKSTNSGEPQIGTAGTGGRGTFTPGSLEMSNVDLAQQFTNMIVAQRAFQANSKIITTDDSMLEELVNLKR; encoded by the coding sequence ATGATGCGTTCCTTGTACGCTGCTGTTTCTGGGTTGAAAAATAACCAAACTTATATGGACGTTATTGGTAATAACATTTCAAATGTTAATACAACAGGCTATAAAACTTCTAATGTTACTTTTCAAGATATGCTAAGTCAAACACTAAAAGGTGCCTCCAGTCCTTCAGGCAATAAGGGAGGAACTAACCCAATGCAGGTTGGTCTTGGGGGAAGTGTAGCTAGTATTAGTACGAATTTTACAGATGGAAGTACACAATCGACAGGTATTGCAACAAATTTAGCAATTTCCGGAGATGGGTTTTTTGTTGTAGGTACGCCTACAAATCAAATGTATACTCGTAGTGGCGATTTTTCTCCTGATAAACAAGGTAATTTCGTTAATAGTGCAGGTTATAGTGTACTAGGTTGGCAAGCTAATGCCTCTGGTGTTGTTGACACTACGCAGCCAATTTCAGCACTGAAAATTCCAGTGGGTTCTACTATGGCTGCCAAAGTATCGACTGCAATTACACTGAGTGGTAATTTAAATGCTGGTGCTACTGCTTTAGATTCAGCCACAGTAAAAAGTAATGCTGATACAGCTGTAACGGATACTACTACATTACAAACAAAGGTAGCAGCTGTGGTAACAGCTTATGGACCACTTACAGCGGCTACAAAAAGTCTTGTAGATACAGCAAAAACAGATGCAGATAATGCTGTAGCAAAGGCTCTATTAGCTCAAACTGCCGCAGCTAACTTAGTTGCAGGCACAGGTACAGCTGCAGCTGCCTTAGCCGCAGCGAACGCCGCAGCGACGGCAGCGAATACTGCTGCAACTTCGGCTTCAGCGGCAAGTAGCGCAATAGCGGCAGATGCAGGAGTTACAGCAGCAATTACTACGGCTGCGTCAGCCATGACCGCCGCAGCCCCGGTAGCTACCACAGCTACCAGTGCAACTGTGACTTCAGCAACTGCAGCATCTACTAATGATTCGGTTCAGCCAGTTTCTTTGGATCTATATGATACACAAGGAAATAAATATACCTTAACAGGTACGATCACGAAAACAGGAAGTAATACGTGGAGATTTACACCAGCTTCAACAATCATTGGCGGTGCAGATGGAAAAACTACAGTTGCTACTGTTACTGGGGGACCATCTACGATTAAATTTAATGCAGATGGCACATTTAATACTAGCACAGTCTTTAATTCTCTAACAATTGATCCAGCTGGAGGTCCGTATGCAGGTGCAGGTGCTTTTACAGTTCAACCTAGTGGTTCGGCATTGACGCAAAATGGTAGTGATTCAACGGCTAAAATAGCTGATACAGATGGATATGCTGCAGGTACTTTAAATGGTCAATCAATTGGTACTGATGGATCAATTATTGGCAGTTTTACGAATGGAAAAACGCAGGTTATTGGTCAAGTTGCTTTAGCTGTATTTAATAATCCGGATGGCTTGATTTCCTCAGGTGGTAGTTTGTATTCTAAATCTACTAATTCGGGAGAACCTCAGATTGGTACGGCTGGTACTGGTGGCCGTGGCACATTTACTCCTGGTAGTTTGGAGATGTCTAATGTTGATTTGGCCCAACAATTTACAAATATGATTGTTGCGCAACGTGCCTTCCAGGCTAACTCTAAAATTATTACAACTGATGATAGCATGCTGGAAGAGCTTGTGAACCTAAAACGATAA
- the fliQ gene encoding flagellar biosynthesis protein FliQ, with product MSGDMAVQISRDALSMVMLIAAPMLGLGLLVGVLVSIFQATTQIQEQTLAFIPKIIAIFVAILVFGPWMLSLMVDYTREIFTNLPNMVR from the coding sequence ATGTCAGGTGATATGGCAGTCCAAATTAGTCGTGATGCTTTGTCAATGGTGATGCTTATCGCAGCACCCATGTTAGGGCTTGGCCTATTAGTTGGTGTTTTGGTTAGTATTTTTCAAGCTACGACACAGATCCAAGAACAAACACTAGCTTTTATTCCTAAAATAATTGCCATCTTTGTTGCAATATTGGTATTTGGTCCATGGATGTTAAGTTTGATGGTTGATTATACACGTGAAATTTTCACTAATTTACCAAATATGGTCCGTTGA
- the fliY gene encoding flagellar motor switch phosphatase FliY, whose amino-acid sequence MSEGFLSQDEIDALLKGSEATSSSPAPDLSDIEKDALGEIGNISMGSAATTLSVLLGRRVSITTPRVSVSNLEDIKGQYPLPYLVIEVGYTHGILGTNVLAIREQDALIIADLMMGGDGTNPPTELNELYMSAVSEAMNQMMGGVATSMSTMFRKKIDISPPSVNLIDFAVASSITNAVGTNDDIVRVAFRMEVEDLIDSEIMQILPIDVAKEMVDSLMNAVEPVNAPPAVQAPKVAASSPQTPKVQQQVAMPVQQQQPIQHVNVQPVQFAPLMPGAMPSTDTNIDLIMDVPLQVTVELGRTRKLIRDILELAPGSVVELDKLAGEPVDILVNGKLIAKGEVVVIDENFGVRITDIISPLERTYNLQ is encoded by the coding sequence ATGAGTGAAGGCTTTCTTTCCCAAGATGAGATTGATGCTTTGCTGAAGGGCAGCGAGGCGACTTCATCCTCTCCAGCCCCTGATTTATCGGATATAGAAAAAGATGCTCTTGGTGAAATTGGTAATATTTCTATGGGCAGTGCAGCAACTACATTATCAGTGCTGCTTGGCCGACGAGTATCAATTACTACGCCACGTGTATCTGTATCTAATTTAGAAGATATAAAGGGCCAGTATCCTCTTCCTTATTTGGTTATTGAGGTTGGATATACGCATGGTATTCTCGGAACAAATGTGCTAGCGATAAGAGAACAGGATGCATTAATCATTGCAGATTTGATGATGGGTGGGGATGGAACAAATCCACCGACTGAATTAAATGAGCTATATATGAGCGCGGTGAGTGAGGCTATGAACCAGATGATGGGAGGGGTTGCTACCTCCATGTCAACTATGTTCCGTAAAAAAATAGATATTTCACCACCTAGTGTTAACTTAATTGATTTTGCTGTTGCTTCTAGTATTACAAATGCTGTTGGGACGAATGACGATATTGTTCGTGTTGCTTTCCGTATGGAAGTAGAAGATTTAATTGATAGTGAAATTATGCAAATCTTACCGATTGATGTAGCTAAAGAAATGGTCGATAGCTTAATGAATGCTGTAGAACCAGTCAATGCGCCACCTGCTGTTCAAGCGCCTAAAGTAGCAGCTTCATCACCACAAACACCAAAAGTGCAGCAACAAGTTGCTATGCCAGTGCAACAGCAACAACCTATTCAGCATGTAAATGTACAACCAGTACAGTTTGCACCGTTGATGCCGGGAGCTATGCCAAGCACTGACACAAATATTGATCTTATAATGGATGTTCCTTTACAGGTTACTGTGGAGTTAGGGCGAACCCGTAAATTGATTCGCGATATTTTAGAATTGGCACCAGGTTCAGTTGTTGAACTAGATAAATTAGCTGGAGAACCTGTCGATATATTAGTAAATGGAAAATTGATTGCCAAAGGTGAAGTTGTAGTTATTGATGAAAACTTTGGTGTTCGAATTACTGACATTATTAGTCCGCTAGAACGTACCTATAATTTGCAGTAA
- the fliO gene encoding flagellar biosynthetic protein FliO yields MFILVLLILFSGVLTIDPVYAAEAGGEYLQYQEPKSTASVSWFSTISYIFSLLLTFALVIGLAYFASRFLGKKLGGLSAIGSNKIVSTLSLGANRAVYIVEIAGKFLILGVTDQNISVLQEITDVEEIEKLKVEQLSVPKEQFEGVFQRQLASLQRLSQTFPTTFGAFTQNEQKQESEKR; encoded by the coding sequence ATGTTTATATTAGTATTGTTAATACTCTTCTCCGGAGTATTAACAATTGACCCAGTTTATGCTGCAGAAGCTGGTGGCGAATACTTGCAATATCAAGAACCAAAGTCCACTGCCTCTGTATCTTGGTTTTCTACCATTTCCTATATTTTTTCTCTATTACTGACTTTTGCACTTGTTATTGGGCTTGCCTATTTTGCCTCCCGTTTTTTAGGAAAAAAGTTGGGAGGTTTATCGGCAATTGGCAGCAATAAAATAGTTAGTACCTTGTCTTTAGGAGCTAACCGAGCAGTGTACATCGTTGAAATTGCAGGTAAGTTTTTGATTTTAGGAGTTACAGATCAGAATATTAGTGTTTTACAAGAAATAACAGATGTTGAGGAAATTGAAAAATTGAAAGTAGAACAGCTTTCTGTGCCTAAAGAGCAGTTTGAGGGGGTTTTTCAAAGGCAACTCGCTTCTCTACAACGACTTTCCCAAACATTTCCTACTACTTTTGGCGCGTTTACGCAAAATGAACAAAAACAGGAAAGCGAGAAGAGGTAA